The window atttgcaaataaaaaattctcttttatgTAACATGCacagacaaaattaaaaatgcactCACAATATTgacatatttgttttttaaaatatatctttacatTTGTGACATTCTTATCTGTATACGTATCTCATACACAATGTTTGCCCTCTTGTTCATTTCATATTATCTCATATTATCCTTTGCTATATATAAGAGCAAGGGACTGAGATGCATTGTGTTTCGTTTTGCGTTcataattttagatattttgcTTCACTTATGATAGTTGTTGAGAGTCTAACTGGGGTGCATTTGCAACGTCGTTTTACtattgaaattgttttttatgaatatatttatatttttctgataaataatgttttagtatatGGCCacattatattcatattttgtcCCCTCTGAAAAAAACTCTTTGGCAATCTACtatttagtaaattattattatgttgtaTCTTCCAAAAAGCCGACGCAGGCAGCTGAaacaaattaacatattttctaaaatttttgtttagctTAAAAGGTAGTAAAATAAACtggtttataattttttgaatttctcaGATGTTTTTACGCTTTTAAAGAACtttaatagcaatttttttaaattgcaggATATTTCCAGTTGCAAATGGACTTGAAGGACTCTTACAAATTCTCAAAACTGATCTAttgaaatgtattttacaGAGTCGCGCACCAATTTCCGCAAAGCTAGTTGCGAATATGCTTTCCGTGGCGGGTGCTGATCACATTATCACAATGGATCTGCATGCTAGTCAAATACAAGGATTTTTCGACATCCCAGTAGACAACTTATTCGCCGAACCAGCTGTACTCAAATGGATTAAGGAGAATATTGTTGAATGGCGAAACAGTATCATTGTCTCCCCTGACGCTGGCGGTGCCAAAAGGTGAGTAatcagaaaaagaaaataatttttatcaaaggAATACATGGcctattcattttttactttacagAGTCACATCTATCGCAGATCGATTAAATGTCGAGTTTGCGCTCAtacataaagaaagaaaaaaggcgAATGAAGTTGCGAGCATGGTATTGGTGGGAGATGTCAAAGACAGAGTTGCTATTCTTGTAGACGATATGGCTGACACTTGCGGTACCATCTGTCACGCAGCAGAAAAGCTGTTGGAAGCTGGTGCCACGAAGGTTTATGCAATACTTACACATGGTATCTTCAGTGGGCCAGCCATTAGTAGAATTAATAATGCTTGCTTTGAGGCTGTGGTAGTCACCAATACTATTCCTCAAGATGGCCACATGAAAGATTGCCCAAGGATTCAGGTAACTATTTCTTATGCTAAAGAAATTTCTATACAAAATTCTTATCGCGATAACGGTGACAGTAGTATTATGTGGATTTCATCGTGATACAGAAGACTGATTGCCTTTTATCTTTCAGTGTATTGATGTTTCGATGATGTTTGCTGAAGCAGTAAGGCGGACACACAATGGTGAATCTGTATCGTACTTGTTTTCAAATGTACCGTATTAGATGGAAATCTTCCGTAATCTACTTTAAACAATGTAAGAAGAACATACTctctttttacatttgtttattgttattgttggTTAAAAACTACTCCGACTACCTGCTAGCTTATTGTTAGATTCATATTCTGTGTCCTGATTCCAAATTGAAATTACatttgttctattttttcatgaatttCTGATAGCAAGTACAACGATCAATCGATAcggaaatttaaataatgaattttagaGATTTAGGTAtataagatgtttttttaaagttaattctATGAATTTCTTTTAACAGGAATTAGAATTTTCGTTGTGATTAAAGAGAGTTGTCATTTCAACTCTATATGACATAGCACCTTTTTCATCAGtttcaatttataacaaaatgaaGGATCTCTCTGTTGCGATAACGAGATCATAGTAATTTAATGgattgaaatatttgtaaactattattaaaatgcgtCCTTAATGCACGTAATGATCACGTAGCATAATTTGCAAATATCAGAAGTTTGAATCAATTTTAGATCTGCGAtacttatacataaaaaatttttcatacgtgaaaagacatttaaattttgtaggTTAGTTAAGATGTGCCCAACACATTGCAATTATAACGTatacacgatagaaaaatggCACTGATTGtatgttttaatacaaacataATAATACTGTTGATCATATTAAGGCctggttccacaactcacggttaaattaactggccgattttccattggaattgaccaatcgtatttgttaattttgcttaacgacaaatacgattggtcaattccaatggaataatcggccagttaatttaaccgtgagttgtggaaccgggcctaagaggatgctaaactgtccgtcaaacttgatcgaagTCGATAATGTAGTCATTCGTTTATcgttgttcataaaaatattcgcttcaaaatacaaattatgtagcttatatgtacaaatattccTCAGTTCAGAATAGATtaaggaataagactatatttgtcaaattacgattaaaagcCGTAAAATAGAGTTATTTGtgtgatcaaattttatttatctaaacgcTTTCActgcagattttttaaatttgatcatac of the Monomorium pharaonis isolate MP-MQ-018 chromosome 11, ASM1337386v2, whole genome shotgun sequence genome contains:
- the LOC105830463 gene encoding ribose-phosphate pyrophosphokinase 1 isoform X3, yielding MNGNLKKCKVTRGSQCDREPGAAHAHRVMPVSQPVRAKSLLRANLENSRVRVLQSRMPNIKVFSGTSHPDLAQRIVDRLGIDIGKVVTKKFSNLETCVEIGESVRGEDVYIVQSGSGEVNDNLMELLIMINACKIASASRVTAVIPCFPYARQDKKDKSRAPISAKLVANMLSVAGADHIITMDLHASQIQGFFDIPVDNLFAEPAVLKWIKENIVEWRNSIIVSPDAGGAKRVTSIADRLNVEFALIHKERKKANEVASMVLVGDVKDRVAILVDDMADTCGTICHAAEKLLEAGATKVYAILTHGIFSGPAISRINNACFEAVVVTNTIPQDGHMKDCPRIQCIDVSMMFAEAVRRTHNGESVSYLFSNVPY
- the LOC105830463 gene encoding ribose-phosphate pyrophosphokinase 1 isoform X1 translates to MNGNLKKCKVTRGSQCDREPGAAHAHRVMPVSQPVRAKSLLRANLENSRVRVLQSRMPNIKVFSGTSHPDLAQRIVDRLGIDIGKVVTKKFSNLETCVEIGESVRGEDVYIVQSGSGEVNDNLMELLIMINACKIASASRVTAVIPCFPYARQDKKDKGGDGGDSKNQIVMKSNEWKFRSRAPISAKLVANMLSVAGADHIITMDLHASQIQGFFDIPVDNLFAEPAVLKWIKENIVEWRNSIIVSPDAGGAKRVTSIADRLNVEFALIHKERKKANEVASMVLVGDVKDRVAILVDDMADTCGTICHAAEKLLEAGATKVYAILTHGIFSGPAISRINNACFEAVVVTNTIPQDGHMKDCPRIQCIDVSMMFAEAVRRTHNGESVSYLFSNVPY
- the LOC105830463 gene encoding ribose-phosphate pyrophosphokinase 1 isoform X4: MMPVSQPVRAKSLLRANLENSRVRVLQSRMPNIKVFSGTSHPDLAQRIVDRLGIDIGKVVTKKFSNLETCVEIGESVRGEDVYIVQSGSGEVNDNLMELLIMINACKIASASRVTAVIPCFPYARQDKKDKGGDGGDSKNQIVMKSNEWKFRSRAPISAKLVANMLSVAGADHIITMDLHASQIQGFFDIPVDNLFAEPAVLKWIKENIVEWRNSIIVSPDAGGAKRVTSIADRLNVEFALIHKERKKANEVASMVLVGDVKDRVAILVDDMADTCGTICHAAEKLLEAGATKVYAILTHGIFSGPAISRINNACFEAVVVTNTIPQDGHMKDCPRIQCIDVSMMFAEAVRRTHNGESVSYLFSNVPY
- the LOC105830463 gene encoding ribose-phosphate pyrophosphokinase 1 isoform X5, giving the protein MPVSQPVRAKSLLRANLENSRVRVLQSRMPNIKVFSGTSHPDLAQRIVDRLGIDIGKVVTKKFSNLETCVEIGESVRGEDVYIVQSGSGEVNDNLMELLIMINACKIASASRVTAVIPCFPYARQDKKDKGGDGGDSKNQIVMKSNEWKFRSRAPISAKLVANMLSVAGADHIITMDLHASQIQGFFDIPVDNLFAEPAVLKWIKENIVEWRNSIIVSPDAGGAKRVTSIADRLNVEFALIHKERKKANEVASMVLVGDVKDRVAILVDDMADTCGTICHAAEKLLEAGATKVYAILTHGIFSGPAISRINNACFEAVVVTNTIPQDGHMKDCPRIQCIDVSMMFAEAVRRTHNGESVSYLFSNVPY
- the LOC105830463 gene encoding ribose-phosphate pyrophosphokinase 1 isoform X2, with protein sequence MNGNLKKCKVTRGSQCDREPGAAHAHRVMPVSQPVRAKSLLRANLENSRVRVLQSRMPNIKVFSGTSHPDLAQRIVDRLGIDIGKVVTKKFSNLETCVEIGESVRGEDVYIVQSGSGEVNDNLMELLIMINACKIASASRVTAVIPCFPYARQDKKDKDFLPDLSTSRAPISAKLVANMLSVAGADHIITMDLHASQIQGFFDIPVDNLFAEPAVLKWIKENIVEWRNSIIVSPDAGGAKRVTSIADRLNVEFALIHKERKKANEVASMVLVGDVKDRVAILVDDMADTCGTICHAAEKLLEAGATKVYAILTHGIFSGPAISRINNACFEAVVVTNTIPQDGHMKDCPRIQCIDVSMMFAEAVRRTHNGESVSYLFSNVPY